A window of Costertonia aggregata contains these coding sequences:
- a CDS encoding VPS10 domain-containing protein, translated as MKLLLIFLLVLPLTGPFGYAQGKRKKKTTTPVITVQDSMFHGLKWRNIGPHRGGRSVASSGVVGQPLTYYMGTVGGGIYKTTDAGITWKNISDGFLKTGTVGSIAVSESNPNIVVAGMGEHAARGVMTSMGDGVYKSTDAGKTWKHIGLDKTRHISDVIIHPTNPDIIFVAAQGAQYGGNPERGVYRSTDGGATWEKTLFVDNSTGASDISMDMKNPSILYAAMWQHRRYPWIMESGGAASGLYKSTDGGSTWKKMKEGLPKEFGKAGISISRANNEIVYAVIEAEGEKGGVYKSTDAGKKWTQVNKDRINIARSWYYMEIFADPQNENIVYVLNAPVTKSIDGGKSFKPLPTPHGDNHHLWIDPHNNQRMINSNDGGSNVSNNGGQSWSTQTNQNTAQFYRVITDNLIPYNVYGGQQDNSTVAIASRTNDTGIDWKDWYAVAGGESAFLAFDPDNPEIIYGGTYQGNLDKWDAKSRESKPIKQYPELGLGIAPKDTKYRYNWNAPVITSPHDRNTIYHAGNVVFKSTDEGQSWEVVSPDLTKNETEKHGPGGGPYTNEAAGGENYNTITYLVESKHEEGVLWAGSDDGLLHVTKDGGQNWTNVTPPNIPDGIVNSIEVSPHHAATAYVVVMRYKSMDLNSHIFKTNDYGQTWTRIVNGITGEHTFTRVVREDPKQKGMLYAGTETGLFISFNDGQNWQPFQLNLPVVPINDLVFQDNDLVAATAGRSFWILDDVAAIQNITTPKETVQIFKPKDTYLIFGGSSDKPRPGLGDNPKTGVTFDYYLAKDVDSLDLKLEVFQGAKLLRTYTNKKPKGFKTWPGGPSKPQILPSKKGYNRFAWNFKRESLPAIEKVFIFGGDSGSNVGPGTYTLKLSLDDVSSETEVTVLANPKIDGSPEDYTEQQAMLEEIETSLKTIHESVNDMRSAKSQLEAYAKLLKDNESAKELLEKGESLLRRITSWEENLIQAKQKTFQDVINYNNKLNAQMIHLKGYIDAAEPRVTKGAKERWADLQKDWQVYENERKAIVNDEMKAYNEKYRELKIPAIILPD; from the coding sequence ATGAAATTACTTTTGATCTTTTTGTTAGTTCTACCCTTAACTGGACCCTTCGGCTACGCTCAGGGCAAGAGAAAAAAGAAAACGACTACCCCTGTAATCACGGTTCAAGATTCCATGTTCCATGGACTAAAATGGCGAAACATCGGTCCGCATCGGGGCGGGCGAAGTGTAGCATCTTCAGGAGTAGTGGGCCAACCCTTGACCTATTATATGGGCACCGTTGGCGGCGGTATTTATAAAACCACGGATGCGGGAATCACCTGGAAAAACATTTCCGATGGATTTCTTAAAACAGGTACAGTTGGTTCTATCGCCGTTTCCGAAAGCAATCCGAATATTGTTGTTGCCGGTATGGGCGAACATGCCGCTCGAGGGGTAATGACCTCTATGGGCGACGGGGTCTACAAATCTACCGATGCAGGAAAAACCTGGAAACACATTGGGTTGGATAAGACCCGACATATTTCCGATGTGATAATTCATCCTACAAATCCGGATATTATTTTTGTTGCTGCGCAAGGGGCCCAGTATGGCGGAAATCCTGAACGTGGAGTTTATCGTTCAACAGACGGGGGAGCAACTTGGGAGAAAACACTTTTCGTAGACAATAGTACGGGAGCATCCGATATATCGATGGATATGAAAAATCCATCCATCTTATATGCGGCCATGTGGCAACACAGACGCTATCCTTGGATAATGGAATCAGGTGGGGCAGCTTCCGGCTTGTATAAATCCACCGATGGCGGAAGCACTTGGAAGAAGATGAAGGAAGGTCTGCCAAAAGAATTTGGAAAAGCAGGTATTTCCATTTCACGAGCAAACAATGAAATCGTTTATGCGGTCATTGAAGCGGAAGGAGAAAAAGGTGGCGTTTATAAATCGACCGATGCAGGCAAAAAATGGACCCAGGTCAACAAAGACCGCATCAATATCGCTCGTTCATGGTATTACATGGAAATCTTCGCCGACCCACAAAATGAGAATATCGTGTATGTGTTGAACGCACCGGTAACAAAGTCCATTGATGGCGGTAAAAGCTTTAAACCCCTACCTACTCCACATGGTGACAACCATCATTTGTGGATTGACCCGCATAACAATCAACGGATGATCAATTCCAATGATGGGGGTTCAAACGTTTCTAATAACGGGGGACAAAGTTGGAGCACGCAAACCAATCAAAACACGGCACAGTTTTATCGTGTCATCACCGATAATTTGATTCCGTACAATGTGTACGGGGGCCAGCAAGATAATTCTACGGTGGCCATTGCAAGTCGTACCAATGATACCGGTATCGATTGGAAAGATTGGTATGCCGTTGCTGGTGGCGAGAGTGCTTTTTTGGCTTTTGATCCCGATAATCCTGAGATTATTTATGGGGGTACTTATCAAGGGAATCTCGACAAGTGGGATGCTAAATCACGTGAATCAAAACCCATTAAACAATATCCTGAATTGGGATTGGGTATTGCACCCAAGGACACGAAATACCGGTACAATTGGAACGCACCAGTCATTACTTCTCCCCACGATAGAAATACGATTTATCATGCCGGAAATGTGGTTTTCAAATCTACGGATGAAGGACAAAGTTGGGAAGTTGTTAGTCCCGATTTGACCAAAAACGAAACCGAAAAACATGGCCCCGGGGGCGGACCTTACACCAACGAAGCTGCTGGTGGAGAAAATTATAACACCATTACCTATTTGGTAGAATCGAAACACGAAGAAGGCGTCCTCTGGGCAGGCAGTGATGACGGGCTGCTTCATGTCACCAAAGATGGGGGACAAAATTGGACAAATGTAACACCCCCGAATATTCCTGACGGAATCGTGAACAGCATTGAGGTTTCGCCACATCATGCCGCTACCGCCTATGTTGTGGTGATGCGATACAAGTCAATGGATTTGAATTCCCATATTTTCAAAACCAATGACTATGGGCAAACTTGGACACGAATTGTGAATGGAATAACCGGCGAACATACGTTTACCAGAGTCGTTCGTGAAGATCCCAAACAAAAAGGCATGCTGTACGCAGGTACGGAAACGGGCTTGTTCATTTCTTTCAATGACGGTCAAAATTGGCAGCCGTTTCAGTTGAATCTCCCTGTCGTTCCTATCAATGATCTAGTATTTCAAGACAATGATTTGGTCGCCGCTACCGCAGGACGTTCTTTTTGGATATTGGATGATGTCGCCGCGATTCAGAATATCACTACACCTAAAGAAACTGTTCAGATCTTCAAACCCAAAGACACCTATTTGATTTTTGGCGGTAGTAGTGACAAACCGAGACCGGGCCTGGGAGACAATCCAAAAACCGGGGTCACATTCGATTACTATCTAGCAAAAGATGTGGACAGTCTGGACTTGAAATTAGAGGTTTTTCAAGGTGCTAAACTTCTTAGAACCTATACCAATAAAAAACCGAAAGGTTTTAAAACTTGGCCCGGTGGTCCTTCGAAGCCACAGATTCTTCCCTCCAAAAAAGGGTACAACCGTTTTGCTTGGAATTTCAAACGTGAAAGCCTGCCTGCCATTGAGAAAGTGTTCATTTTCGGTGGAGATTCGGGCAGCAATGTAGGCCCGGGAACATATACCTTAAAACTCTCTTTAGATGACGTATCATCGGAAACCGAGGTGACGGTTTTGGCAAATCCGAAGATTGATGGTAGTCCAGAAGACTACACAGAACAGCAAGCCATGCTGGAAGAGATTGAAACATCGCTCAAAACCATTCACGAATCGGTAAACGACATGCGTTCCGCCAAATCGCAATTGGAGGCATATGCCAAACTTTTGAAAGACAATGAAAGTGCAAAAGAACTTTTGGAAAAAGGAGAATCGCTATTGAGACGAATCACAAGCTGGGAGGAAAATCTGATACAAGCCAAACAAAAGACCTTTCAAGATGTTATCAATTACAATAATAAGCTCAATGCACAAATGATTCACTTAAAAGGATATATCGATGCCGCTGAACCACGGGTAACCAAAGGAGCTAAAGAACGTTGGGCCGATTTACAAAAAGATTGGCAAGTGTATGAAAACGAACGAAAAGCCATTGTTAATGACGAGATGAAGGCCTATAATGAGAAGTATAGGG